The sequence below is a genomic window from Desulfatiglans sp..
TACCATAGGTTTGTCCTCCTTTTGCTTTTGGGAATTCGTTTTGTCTGGTAACTTAACGATCTCCCATAAGGAGGACTTTTTCAATATCAAAATTCATTAACTAAAAACCGTTTTTGGACAAGAGTGTATGGACATATATTTTTAATGCACTGTATACTTTCTCGATATCTGTCGTGGCCAGGTTTTTTTTGCTCTCAAAGTCTATAAATGGAAGATCCTTTATAGCTATAAACGTTTCATCAGTTTTTTTAAGGTATCCTCTTTTGGAAAGACGCCTTAAGACTAATTGACAACCCCTTCTTGGAATATTCAAACCAAAATCATCCTTAAGTAGCTCGGCCAATTTAGCATCGGTCACTGGATCTGGCTTATGACTATTTAGCGAAAATAGAGAAAATGATACGAGGTAATCGAGATAATCTCTAAAACCTTCATCTAAATCAACTTTTAAGATTGCCAAGCTCGTAAGTGTTTTTATTTGTTCTTTCATAGTTGTTTGCCTTTGATATCGAACAAGTTATTGAATAGTTAATGTTCAACACCCAAATACTAATACTTAGATGGTTTCTGTTAACGCTTCTACAACTTAGATGTAGCTTTCAGCAGTCAGCTAAATTCTTTTTTTAAATGACTTTTCCTGAATGCTAAAAGGTAACCATTTACCCTTCCTTCTCAGTATCACTACTTAAAACTTGATGAAAACATATCTGATGAGACTTGGGCATTATCTGGAATCACTGGGATGATGTCAATAGGTTTTCAGTTGAGGTGAAAGTTGCTGCCTCCCCTGACCCCTCCCACTGTGGTGCAAGGAATTTCTGAAAGGATTAAAATGGATTCCCGATCAAGCCGGGAATGACTGTGGTCGTGAATTCCCAGGTTCAGATTTTCCAGTTTTTGTAGGGATTAACTCCGACTGGCATTTTATGATGAGACAAGGCATGCCTTGTCTCTACAAGGTGGTGTATAAAACCTCACCCTGCATTAGAAAAGCAGAACCAGGAGAAAGTATTTTTCCATATCCTGCCATGCATCATATGTAGGTTGTGTTAAGCGAAGCAACACAACAATCTTCCAGCCAAATTGATATTAACAGTCTTTTTTGTTGCTATTTAGCGACTATGATTTTTTGCTAACCTGTTATTTTTGCGATTATTTTTTGATTTTATTTTTCTATTTAGCAATTTTTTCCAACGTTCCCAAAATGGCTAAATGCTAAATATAAGGCCCCTCTTAACCATATATCTGACAGTAGATGGTATATTATTCAGAACCCGGTCAAGCTCACGTTTCGTCGTACACAGTTCTTCTTTACCCCAGAAGCATAAAGTTCCTGGCACCCGTCTACTTCTTGCCTCTCTTTCAATTAAATACCTCTGTTCTCATACCGATTAGCACTGACAACCGCTCTATGTTTCAATTTCTTTTACCTTTTCACCCAAGTCCCATAAGCCACTATTTCATGATTCTTGATTATTGAGCTTTCATTGACAGAATTCTTTTTAATGCCTGGCGATAGACCTCCATATCCTCTCTTTTATCAATAGCGATAATCTTTATGATATGATCCATAACCTCATAAATAATTCTTATTCGTTTTTTATCGGCATACAGTTTAAAGTAACCCTCAAGATTAATTCCTGCTTTATTACCGAGTGGGTTGCCATACTCAGGATTTTGTTCCAGCTTTATGAGTTGTTTCAATACAATTTTTTTCACACTTCCATCAAGCCTATCAAAATCTTCTCGGGCTTCTGGAATAATCTCAATCTTCCAAGTCTGCACGGGTTAATCCTTCTGCGTTCAACAAGTCATCAAGGCTACTTGTTGCATTACTGTCTTTACGCTCTTCAATGATAAATGAAAGATAGACATGCTCAAGAATATCTTTTGCTTTTTCTGTCCGTTCCCATTCCTCATATGGCACAATAGCAGCGGTCTTTACCCCTTCATTATTTGTAATAAATTGTATTTCCATCTTATTCCTCTGTTTCAGGATGTTTATGTTTATTATGTTTTAATATAAATATATTGTCAATGATTCACTATTGGTAAAAGACTGAGCAAGTATTTCAACAACACAGGGCTAACAGGTAAGAGGACTTCAAGCTTGAAAGTGCAGAATACAGGACATCGATTTACCAAAAGAGGTTAGTTCTTCTTTTCTTCTCCTTATTATTCTTAAAGGATAAAATAAATAGGCAGTTTACATCGGCCATACCAACCCGAACTTGATGTCGCAATTTGCGATTTCAAATTATTGAATCCTCCTCTTTGTTCCATTGTTAAAAAGCTCTTATGCTATTTCTCATTTTCAGTTTTATCTGAAAGGGCAGTCAGGATTTCCTTTATTGTTGCGTCAGGTTTTTTAGAAAGGTATCCGGCAATTCTATTTGCCAAATAGGCTGTTGATATAGATGTACCGGCATATGCGCCTGGTTCACCCTTATATCCGACAGGAAATGAGGCAAAGCCCGGTGCATATATTGTGACAAAGTCTCCATAATTGGATTTATCCCATTGTTTGCCCCCTGGATCAAGCGCCCCTACACCGATGACTGAGTCATAGGCCGCGGGATACATGATATTACCGGTCGGTTCGTTACCCGCCGCAGCCACTATTATTAACCCCTTTGATGCCGCATAATCAAAAGT
It includes:
- a CDS encoding type II toxin-antitoxin system RelE/ParE family toxin, whose protein sequence is MQTWKIEIIPEAREDFDRLDGSVKKIVLKQLIKLEQNPEYGNPLGNKAGINLEGYFKLYADKKRIRIIYEVMDHIIKIIAIDKREDMEVYRQALKRILSMKAQ